The proteins below come from a single Malus domestica chromosome 03, GDT2T_hap1 genomic window:
- the LOC103428883 gene encoding 5'-adenylylsulfate reductase 3, chloroplastic-like, translating to MAFVAPSPPTQSLLRASLSPHEPKAQWTSSVNPSDQFSFASTAVASFQRPSSAKSLSAESKRCKSVVPLAAKVASPDVDNNVVGEDYEKLAKELENASPLQIMKKALDQFGNDIAIAFSGAEDVALIEYAKLTGRPFRVFSLDTGRLNPETYQFFDTVEKHYGIHIEYMFPDAVEVQALVRGKGLFSFYEDGHQECCRVRKVRPLRRALKGLRAWITGQRKDQSPGTRAEIPVVQVDPSFEGIDGGIGSLVKWNPVANVEGHDIWNFLQVMNVPVNPLHSQGYISIGCEPCTRPVLPGQHEREGRWWWEDAKAKECGLHNGNIKEKEALHLNGNGNGISTTNGSANVPDIFNSKNLVSLSRTGIENLARLENRSEPWLVVLYAPWCRFCQAMEGSYVELAENLAGTGVKVGKFRADGEQKKYAQQELKLGSFPTILFFPKHSSKPVKYPSEKRDVASLLAFVNALR from the exons ATGGCTTTCGTAGCTCCGTCTCCTCCCACCCAATCATTGCTTCGCGCTTCGCTATCTCCCCACGAGCCCAAAG CTCAATGGACATCTTCTGTGAATCCGTCGGATCAATTTTCGTTTGCATCGACGGCTGTGGCCTCTTTCCAGAGACCATCATCGGCAAAATCCCTTTCCGCAGAATCGAAAAGGTGCAAATCAGTTGTTCCGCTTGCTGCAAAAGTGGCATCTCCAG ATGTTGACAACAATGTGGTAGGAGAAGATTACGAAAAACTGGCAAAAGAGTTGGAAAACGCTTCCCCACTTCAAATCATGAAGAAGGCTCTTGACCAATTTGGGAATGACATTGCCATTGCTTTCAG CGGGGCTGAGGACGTCGCCTTGATCGAGTATGCCAAACTAACAGGTCGGCCCTTCAGGGTATTCAGCCTGGATACTGGGAGGCTTAACCCAGAGACGTACCAGTTTTTTGACACTGTTGAGAAGCACTATGGCATTCACATCGAATACATGTTTCCTGATGCTGTTGAAGTTCAAGCACTGGTGCGAGGCAAAGGACTGTTCTCATTCTATGAAGACGGCCACCAGGAGTGCTGCAGGGTAAGGAAGGTTAGGCCTTTAAGGCGAGCCCTTAAGGGTCTTCGTGCCTGGATCACTGGGCAGAGAAAAGACCAGTCTCCGGGCACAAGAGCTGAAATTCCGGTTGTCCAGGTGGACCCATCGTTTGAAGGAATTGATGGTGGAATTGGCAGCTTGGTGAAATGGAATCCTGTTGCTAACGTGGAAGGCCATGACATATGGAACTTCCTCCAAGTCATGAATGTACCTGTCAATCCTTTGCACTCGCAAGGATACATTTCAATCGGGTGTGAGCCATGCACAAGGCCGGTGCTGCCAGGGCAGCATGAAAGGGAGGGAAGATGGTGGTGGGAGGATGCTAAGGCAAAGGAATGTGGCCTTCATAACGGAAATATCAAAGAAAAAGAGGCGCTGCACCTCAATGGCAATGGTAATGGGATCTCAACAACAAATGGGAGTGCCAATGTCCCAGACATCTTTAACAGCAAGAACTTGGTTTCCTTGAGCAGGACTGGGATAGAGAACTTGGCTAGACTGGAAAACCGAAGTGAACCTTGGCTTGTTGTGCTTTATGCACCATGGTGCCGTTTCTGCCAG GCAATGGAAGGATCATATGTTGAATTAGCAGAGAATCTGGCCGGAACTGGGGTGAAGGTGGGTAAGTTCAGAGCTGATGGGGAACAGAAGAAATATGCGCAGCAAGAACTGAAGCTGGGGAGCTTCCCAACAATACTCTTCTTCCCCAAGCACTCGTCAAAGCCCGTCAAGTATCCATCAGAGAAGAGGGATGTAGCGTCGTTGTTGGCCTTTGTGAATGCTCTCCGGTGA